One Oscillospiraceae bacterium genomic region harbors:
- a CDS encoding 4Fe-4S binding protein: MAHTVSSECVACGACVDTCPVGAISMEDKAVVDAASCVDCGACEGVCPTGAIQAE; encoded by the coding sequence ATGGCTCATACCGTTTCCAGCGAGTGCGTTGCTTGCGGTGCATGTGTTGATACCTGCCCCGTTGGTGCAATCAGCATGGAGGACAAGGCTGTTGTCGATGCAGCTTCCTGCGTCGATTGCGGTGCTTGCGAGGGCGTTTGCCCCACCGGCGCTATCCAGGCTGAATAA
- a CDS encoding AI-2E family transporter, producing the protein MSGKRFIDKKPESILDWVAIVCAGIAFYLLLNNLGYFLGGFGALMGILSPFFGGIVIAYILDPMVRFFHAKLLKNSKRWRWVAILLAYLVAVLLIVLLAWLVIPQIVNSIMTLFNNVPQYINGIQEMLLFVQGRYGVDLDRAIKMLDDSEAMLNEVYNLGKTALPQIMSTMGNVAGNFVNVFTAIASSIYMLADKEHLLHQLRTVTHALLPRRAAEQTLRICHYANDNFTGFFIGKIIDSAIIGVITFVCMTVLRLDFAVLISVFIGITNIIPVFGPFIGAVPSIFILLLVNPIQALIFCILILIIQQFDGNFIGPKILGQSIGISALWVLFSIVVGGDLLGIPGMVIGVPVFATLYGLAQEFIHAMLDRRGIDAEGNAVAEEIPEEDNVFE; encoded by the coding sequence GTGAGCGGAAAGCGTTTTATTGACAAAAAGCCGGAAAGCATCTTGGATTGGGTAGCCATCGTATGCGCCGGTATTGCATTTTACCTGCTGCTGAACAACCTGGGCTATTTCCTGGGCGGGTTCGGCGCACTGATGGGCATCTTGTCCCCCTTCTTCGGGGGTATCGTAATCGCCTACATTTTAGACCCCATGGTGCGGTTTTTCCACGCCAAACTGTTGAAAAATTCCAAGCGCTGGCGGTGGGTAGCCATTTTGCTGGCGTACCTGGTGGCGGTGCTGTTGATCGTGCTGCTGGCCTGGCTGGTCATTCCGCAGATCGTAAACAGCATTATGACGCTGTTTAATAATGTGCCGCAGTATATCAACGGCATTCAGGAAATGCTGCTGTTCGTCCAGGGGCGCTACGGTGTGGATCTGGACCGCGCCATTAAAATGCTGGATGATTCCGAGGCCATGCTCAACGAGGTCTACAACCTAGGCAAAACGGCCCTGCCGCAGATCATGTCCACCATGGGCAATGTGGCGGGCAACTTCGTCAATGTCTTTACGGCGATTGCATCCAGCATCTACATGCTGGCAGACAAGGAGCACCTGCTGCACCAGCTGCGCACCGTGACCCACGCGCTGCTGCCCCGCCGTGCGGCCGAGCAGACGCTGCGCATCTGCCACTATGCCAACGATAACTTCACCGGTTTCTTCATCGGCAAGATCATCGACTCCGCCATCATCGGCGTTATTACCTTTGTCTGCATGACGGTGCTGCGGCTGGACTTTGCTGTGCTGATCAGCGTGTTCATCGGCATCACCAACATTATCCCGGTGTTCGGCCCGTTCATTGGCGCGGTGCCCAGCATCTTCATCCTGCTGCTGGTCAACCCCATCCAGGCGCTGATCTTCTGCATCCTGATTTTGATCATCCAGCAGTTTGACGGCAATTTTATCGGCCCGAAGATCCTGGGCCAGTCCATCGGCATTTCGGCTTTGTGGGTGCTGTTCTCCATCGTAGTGGGCGGGGATCTGCTGGGCATCCCCGGCATGGTCATCGGCGTGCCGGTGTTTGCCACGTTGTACGGTTTGGCGCAGGAGTTCATCCACGCCATGCTGGACCGCCGAGGAATCGATGCCGAGGGCAACGCTGTTGCCGAAGAAATTCCTGAGGAAGATAATGTGTTTGAATAA
- a CDS encoding AI-2E family transporter, with translation MKHWLGRTPRTVGDWLGLALGTALIFGGVAQLPALAAALGRLAAMLRPFLWGLVLAYVLDIPTRWLAAKWFGGRRGAGAAVSYALLFGAAGLLLWLILPQLAQSVTSLFGKLAAYEETLRRLLAWVQATFGVDTATMDAILQQLTARLQSEFAAWSGRAAQAAAKAASNTAGAAADAGIALAASIYLLLGKEKLLHSVRLCLRAALPSRTVGQLVAVFQLADRTFSGYIGGQLVDALLVGTETFALMLLLRLDYAPLIAVMVGATNIVPVLGPFLGAVPGVLLLLLESPLQAAEFLIIILAVQQIDGNFIAPRILGGATGLSGLGVLLAIVVGGELFGIPGMVAGVPTLAVLAALARQAVGAGLTARGLPEEPPPAPQEKTVTKKAKN, from the coding sequence ATGAAGCATTGGCTGGGCCGCACGCCCCGCACGGTGGGGGATTGGCTGGGGCTGGCGCTTGGTACGGCACTGATTTTTGGCGGGGTAGCACAGCTGCCCGCGCTGGCGGCGGCGCTGGGGCGGCTGGCCGCGATGCTGCGGCCGTTTTTGTGGGGGCTGGTGCTGGCCTACGTGCTGGATATCCCCACCCGATGGCTGGCGGCCAAGTGGTTTGGCGGGCGGCGCGGGGCCGGAGCGGCGGTGAGTTACGCGCTGTTGTTTGGCGCGGCGGGGCTGCTGCTGTGGCTGATCTTGCCGCAATTGGCGCAGAGCGTGACCTCGCTGTTCGGCAAACTGGCCGCCTACGAGGAAACACTGCGCCGTCTGCTGGCCTGGGTACAGGCCACCTTTGGCGTGGATACCGCCACGATGGACGCGATTTTGCAGCAGTTGACCGCCCGGCTGCAAAGCGAGTTCGCGGCGTGGTCGGGCCGGGCAGCGCAGGCTGCAGCCAAAGCAGCCTCCAACACGGCCGGGGCGGCGGCCGATGCGGGCATTGCGCTGGCCGCCAGCATCTACCTGCTGCTGGGTAAGGAAAAGCTGCTGCACAGCGTCCGCCTTTGCCTGCGGGCCGCCCTGCCGTCCCGGACGGTGGGACAGCTGGTCGCGGTGTTTCAGCTGGCGGACCGAACTTTTAGTGGGTACATCGGCGGGCAGCTGGTGGACGCACTGCTGGTGGGCACCGAGACCTTTGCCCTGATGCTGCTTTTGCGGCTGGACTACGCGCCGCTGATCGCCGTGATGGTGGGCGCGACCAACATCGTGCCGGTGCTGGGGCCGTTTTTGGGCGCAGTGCCGGGGGTGCTGCTGTTGCTGCTGGAGTCGCCCCTGCAGGCGGCAGAGTTCCTGATTATTATCCTGGCCGTGCAGCAGATCGACGGCAACTTCATCGCGCCGCGCATTTTGGGCGGGGCCACGGGGCTATCCGGACTGGGGGTGCTGCTGGCCATCGTGGTGGGCGGCGAGCTGTTTGGCATCCCCGGCATGGTAGCCGGTGTGCCCACGCTGGCCGTTTTGGCAGCGCTGGCACGGCAGGCGGTGGGCGCCGGGCTGACGGCCCGCGGCCTGCCCGAGGAACCACCGCCCGCCCCGCAGGAAAAAACTGTTACAAAAAAGGCAAAAAATTAA
- a CDS encoding NAD(P)H-hydrate epimerase: MTHTTVTAAEMKALEKAANDNGLLYIQMMENAGRAAFAQLRRRLPGPARLLVAAGRGNNGGDGFVMARVAAKQGWQVQVLLAEGEPKTPDAITNFGSLRDLPVEILHDAASAAPADAVVDALYGTGFHGTLRPAGRTACDLMNRQHQNGALLLAVDLPSGINADTGAVAEGAVRADLTVTFHRAKPLHYMPGSAHYCGEVVVADIGIGAYADGQKEE, translated from the coding sequence ATGACCCATACGACCGTGACCGCCGCCGAAATGAAGGCGCTGGAAAAAGCCGCTAACGACAACGGCCTTTTGTACATACAGATGATGGAAAACGCCGGCCGCGCCGCCTTTGCCCAGCTGCGCCGCCGCTTGCCCGGCCCCGCCCGGCTGCTGGTGGCGGCGGGCAGGGGCAACAATGGCGGGGACGGCTTCGTCATGGCCCGGGTGGCCGCCAAACAGGGCTGGCAGGTGCAGGTGCTGCTGGCTGAGGGCGAGCCGAAAACGCCCGATGCTATCACTAATTTTGGATCATTACGCGATCTGCCCGTAGAAATTCTGCACGATGCGGCATCTGCCGCCCCGGCGGATGCGGTGGTGGATGCGCTGTACGGCACGGGCTTCCATGGCACTTTGCGCCCGGCGGGCCGCACAGCCTGCGATTTAATGAATCGGCAGCACCAAAACGGTGCACTGCTGCTGGCGGTGGACCTGCCCAGCGGCATCAACGCCGATACCGGCGCGGTAGCCGAGGGTGCCGTGCGTGCAGACCTGACCGTGACCTTCCACCGCGCCAAACCGCTGCATTACATGCCGGGATCTGCCCATTATTGCGGCGAGGTGGTGGTGGCGGACATCGGCATCGGCGCTTACGCCGACGGCCAAAAAGAGGAGTAA
- a CDS encoding helix-turn-helix domain-containing protein gives MGRSSTRENKTRYQLAREELGLSREKASELLETIAPERIEKIESERSLPRPDEVLIMAEKYKTPSLCNYFCARQCPIGQQYVPEIRSSELSDIVLKMLASLNAMDRKKERLIEIAADGTISKDEIDDFVRIQKELERISVTVETLQLWVEKMLANGRIDTEAYNKESEAP, from the coding sequence ATGGGACGTTCATCCACGCGGGAAAACAAGACCCGCTACCAGTTGGCCCGGGAGGAACTGGGCCTTTCCCGCGAGAAAGCCAGCGAACTGCTGGAGACCATCGCGCCCGAGCGCATCGAAAAAATCGAGAGCGAGCGCAGCCTGCCCCGGCCGGACGAAGTGCTCATCATGGCGGAAAAGTATAAAACACCGTCGCTTTGCAACTATTTTTGCGCGCGGCAGTGCCCTATCGGCCAGCAGTACGTGCCCGAGATCCGCAGCAGTGAGCTTTCGGACATCGTGCTGAAAATGCTGGCCTCCCTCAACGCTATGGACCGCAAAAAGGAGCGGTTAATTGAAATTGCCGCCGACGGCACCATCAGCAAGGATGAGATCGACGACTTTGTGCGCATCCAGAAAGAGCTGGAGCGCATCTCGGTCACGGTGGAAACGCTGCAGCTTTGGGTGGAAAAGATGCTGGCCAACGGCAGGATCGACACTGAGGCCTATAATAAGGAGTCGGAAGCGCCGTAA
- a CDS encoding PfkB family carbohydrate kinase: MGIVVIGAVFVDIKGYPLSTYIPGGRNAGRVEQVHGGVCRNVAEDIANVELRPTFVSLVDDTGSGQDVIDKLAKHKVNTKYIEKVPDGMGTWLAVFDNDGDVCAAISKRPDTTPLTRLLEEKGDEIFADCDGIAFELDLEKDTVKQILRCAKKYNKKVYAAISNMSIAMERRAFLQEIDCFVCNQQEAGLLFSDEYDHMAPEEMCRTLAANVHSANIPCMVVTMGGEGAVYARSNGESGVVPAKKVDVIDTTGAGDAFFAGTVIGLTYGKTLPEACEIGSRLAASVICTAENVCPRFRPLEFGLNIPVVD, encoded by the coding sequence ATGGGTATCGTAGTCATCGGTGCGGTGTTTGTGGATATTAAAGGCTATCCGCTATCCACCTACATCCCGGGCGGGCGCAACGCCGGCCGGGTCGAGCAGGTCCACGGCGGCGTCTGCCGCAATGTGGCCGAGGATATTGCCAATGTGGAGCTGCGCCCCACTTTCGTCAGCCTGGTGGATGACACCGGCTCCGGCCAGGACGTTATCGACAAGCTGGCCAAACATAAGGTGAACACCAAATACATCGAGAAAGTGCCCGACGGCATGGGCACCTGGCTGGCCGTGTTTGACAACGACGGCGACGTCTGCGCCGCCATCTCCAAGCGGCCGGACACCACCCCGCTGACCAGGCTGCTGGAGGAAAAAGGCGACGAAATTTTTGCCGACTGCGACGGCATCGCCTTTGAACTGGATCTGGAAAAGGACACCGTCAAGCAGATTTTGCGCTGCGCCAAAAAGTACAACAAAAAGGTCTACGCCGCCATCTCCAACATGAGCATCGCCATGGAACGCCGCGCCTTTTTGCAGGAGATCGACTGCTTCGTCTGCAACCAGCAGGAGGCCGGGCTGCTCTTCTCCGACGAGTACGACCACATGGCCCCCGAGGAGATGTGCCGCACGCTGGCCGCTAACGTACACAGCGCCAACATTCCCTGCATGGTGGTGACCATGGGCGGCGAGGGCGCTGTATATGCGCGATCCAACGGCGAAAGCGGCGTTGTGCCCGCCAAAAAGGTGGATGTCATCGACACCACCGGCGCGGGGGACGCCTTCTTCGCCGGTACGGTCATAGGCCTGACCTACGGCAAGACACTGCCGGAAGCCTGCGAGATCGGCAGCCGTTTGGCGGCCTCGGTCATCTGCACGGCCGAGAATGTCTGCCCCCGGTTCCGCCCGCTGGAGTTTGGGCTGAACATCCCCGTGGTGGACTAA
- a CDS encoding aminotransferase class I/II-fold pyridoxal phosphate-dependent enzyme: MQPLSTRTAHFTDSVIRRMTRISNQYGAVNLSQGFPDFDPPQAILNRLAEVAHEDFHQYSITWGAQNFREALAEKQSRLMGREIDPNSEIVTTCGSTEAMMAAMMAVANPGDKVIVFSPFYENYGADTILSGAEPIYVPLHPPTFDFNVDELEAAFKQHPKALILCNPSNPCGKVFTRAELETIADLAKKYDAYVITDEVYEHIVYAPYTHTYFASLPGMWERTISCSSLSKTYSITGWRLGYTIAPAEITDRIKKVHDFLTVGAAAPLQEAVIPGLRFGRDYYDELLKTYTHKRDLFVQGLDAIGLEHTTPQGAYYVLMDISRYGYKSDLEFCEMLARDVGVGAVPGSSFFREDVNHLIRFHFAKKDETLHEALNRLEKLKKL; the protein is encoded by the coding sequence ATGCAGCCACTATCCACGCGCACAGCGCATTTTACGGATTCGGTCATCCGGCGGATGACCCGCATCTCCAACCAATACGGCGCGGTCAACCTGTCCCAGGGATTCCCGGACTTTGACCCGCCCCAGGCTATTTTGAACCGCCTGGCCGAGGTCGCCCACGAGGATTTCCACCAGTATTCCATCACCTGGGGCGCGCAGAACTTCCGCGAGGCGCTGGCCGAAAAGCAAAGCCGCCTGATGGGCCGTGAAATCGACCCCAACAGCGAGATCGTGACCACCTGTGGCAGCACCGAGGCCATGATGGCCGCCATGATGGCGGTGGCCAACCCCGGCGACAAGGTCATCGTGTTTTCGCCTTTTTACGAGAATTACGGTGCTGACACGATCCTTTCCGGGGCCGAGCCTATTTATGTGCCGCTGCACCCGCCCACGTTTGATTTTAACGTGGACGAGCTGGAAGCTGCTTTCAAGCAGCACCCCAAGGCTTTGATCCTGTGCAACCCGTCCAACCCCTGCGGCAAGGTGTTCACTCGTGCTGAGCTGGAAACCATCGCGGACCTGGCCAAAAAGTACGACGCCTACGTCATCACCGACGAAGTGTATGAGCATATCGTCTACGCACCTTACACCCACACCTACTTTGCCAGCCTGCCCGGTATGTGGGAGCGCACGATCTCCTGCTCGTCGCTGTCCAAAACCTACTCCATCACCGGCTGGCGGCTGGGCTACACCATCGCCCCGGCCGAGATCACCGACCGCATCAAAAAGGTCCACGACTTTTTGACCGTAGGCGCCGCCGCGCCCCTGCAGGAGGCTGTCATCCCCGGCCTGCGCTTTGGCCGGGACTATTACGATGAACTGCTGAAAACCTACACCCACAAGCGGGATTTGTTTGTGCAGGGCCTGGATGCCATCGGGCTGGAACACACCACGCCCCAGGGCGCGTACTACGTGCTGATGGACATTTCCCGCTACGGCTACAAGAGCGACCTGGAATTCTGCGAGATGCTGGCCCGGGATGTGGGCGTAGGCGCAGTGCCCGGCTCCAGCTTCTTCCGCGAGGATGTGAACCACTTGATCCGCTTCCATTTTGCGAAGAAGGATGAGACGCTGCATGAAGCGCTGAATCGGCTGGAAAAGTTGAAGAAGTTGTAA